The DNA window GTGGCAGTTGGCATTTGTAAACAAAGCTTTGCATGTCAACGTAATATGATAAATGAGTGTGAAGACAAACTTTGCCGTCTTCaagtaatatatatagtttagtAGTCGGTTGTGGCAATTTGGTGGCTCTGAATAGCTGAAGGGCTCTCTGCtctctgctctctctctttaatctGTTCCTCTCCCTCACTCGTCGTTGATTCTCTTGCCATTTCATCGATACGTACCTTGCAATTACAGAAGATTCAAGTATTGATCATGATCAGACATCCGTTTCTTCTTCCCTTCTTAGCCCTTTCTTTTGTTTGCATCATTGGTTTGGCTGCCATAGCTCAAGCACAGAATCAAACTCAAGCTACTACAGATCCTGATGAAGGTACagccttctctctctctcccctttttagttgttcttggtgatgatggtgatgtTATCAATATATATTACCATGATCTCTCAACTAATTATCTATTAAGAGAACAAAATTTCTGACGATCAACTAAGAATTAGATCTTAGAACTATTCTTTTACCAGCTTGGTTAAGAAATTTACTTGAAGTATATattcattttactttttttaagaaataatatgaGATCACACACAAAAGAAAATCGCATGAGCGAGAGAAGTGGTTCAAGTTTTGATTTATTCATATCAATGGTAGTTTTAAGGTTTGTccctaaaaaacatataaaaaaaaaagaaagaaagaaagaaggaaaaccctatatatatatatgtgatccatatattttaattcgggtaaaagaaatttaaaagaaagagCTATCTCTCCACATATCAAGGATCTCTCCTATATGTTTACTTGCATGCTCTTGCCAGTTGCCACCTtacattatttgtttgtttagcTACAAATtgagttgatattaaaaaaaaataattaatgatggcGGCTCCTATAAAGAAGGTTAGAAATGATAAATGATAAGGGTGGCTTGAGCTTCCAGTGGGGTTGATTAttacttaaatttattttattttttaaaaagaaaatgattggtTAAaaggtgtgtgtatatatatatatatagcatgttCTTATTCAACCaacagtaaaataataataataataaatttaatacacAAAAAATAGCATCAAAATACCTCCTAATTAACCAAACAATCAGAATACGCACCAACACCCtgtttgaaaaggaaaaggagaaccTAAAGCATTATGAGTCTTTAATTGACCATCACGGGGATGGCTCGTAATCATAATTAAGATGGGGATTAagcctttatttgtttttagttatttaaaaataatataatcataaGTTATGAATTATTACATATATTTACATATTATGctgtaaaaaaatagttaatcacTCTCAGTAACTCCATAGCTGTGATGCTTGCGATATAGTAGTATAACTATAATTTactttaacataaatattaatttatgcttCTTCTCACCTaacttattttttgataaaaataaattttcttattctaGTGGGGAAAAAGTTCATGACTATTACtagtaatatataattttttgttttttgtttttgtttttggatatgCAGCTAGAACATTAAACTCGATCTTTCAACAATGGAGTATATCAGCCAACACCAATCAATGGAACACAAGTGGAGACGTATGCAGTGGAGCAGCCACTGGTGCATCTCCTACCATTGACAACAAAGATTTCAACCCCTTTATCAAATGTGACTGCACTTTCCTTAATGGCACCACTTGCCGTATTACTGCCCTGTATGTTCTCTCTTTACCAACTTTAAAGTTTCCATTTATGCCCTGTAAAGTCTTTGTGTTCTTGTGATTTTCTGGGATAAAAGTTGAATCTTTCTTCACGCTTGCTTATTCTTTATATTATTGAAATGCAGGAAAGTTTATGCAATAGATGTTATAGGATTAATTCCAGATGAGCTTTGGAGCTTGAAATACCTCACCAATTTGTATGGTTTCCAGTCCTCATGTACATTTGCTTCAGTCTTACACTACTGTTTATAGCACATCGTACATATGACCAGTCTGTCAGTGTGATTTAAACTTACGAGTGTGCTTGTTCTGATTTCTTGCAGGAATTTGGGTCAAAATTATTTGACAGGTAACCTGTCACCATCCATCGGTAATCTAACTCGGATGCAATACCTGTAAGctgttcttatttttaattatgaattaatagGATATcgcatatatattttgtattcttcttcttctgattACAAGTTTATATTTCGATTAGGACCATTGGCATTAATGCATTGTCTGGGGAGCTTCCTAAGGAACTTGGACAGCTTACTGATTTAAGAGTATTGTAAGTTCATTTAATTGGCAACCTCctgatttttatttcataggCATGAATTGgtgcagcttcttcttcttcttcttcttctttttttttttatgtattaactTGTAACTTCCATATTGTTGATTTGCTTCTTAATGTTGATAGTGGTTTTGGATCAAACAACTTCAATGGTTCTCTGCCATCTGCGCTTGGGAATTTAGTAAAACTGGAACAAATGTAAGTTGTGGTATTGCTGAGCTTCTGTTcaatttaaatgtaaattaCTATGCTTGTTGATAGGGAGTGACTGTCCTGGGATCTCGTACAGAAAAATGTGAAGAAGTAGAGTGGCATAGGAAAGAAAGCAAATCCATGAACAGAGATTATTTGCCCTTCATCCTGTGGCTGAAATAGTATAACCAATATACGAGCATTCTTATGTCTCTGGAACTAATTATTCTGCACATCTATATTTTTGTTCTGCCAACTTCTATTCTTTCATGATGATCTGGTAACCATTTACATGGATAATTAGACTGAAAAGaatggttaaaaaattaatgaaatttgtTTGCCTTGGCAGTTATTTTGATAGTTCTGGAGTTAGTGGTGAGATTCCTACAACCTTTGCTAATTTGCAGAACTTGGCTACAGTGTAAGAATATTTTGACTGTTCTTCCACTTAATTAAAATGTCCTGAAATGTTGTTtcgaagtaaaaataaaataaaattgaatcaatatttttctgaGCAATCGTTGCTGTTCATCTCAGGTGGGCTTCAGACAACGAACTCACAGGAAGGATACCTGACTTCATAGGAAATTGGTCAAAGCTTACTTCCCTGTAAGAAGAtttataacatgttttatatttattttcttcaattgcaCTTGAGACAACAATGGTTTGAGCTCCCTTTTCCACGTAAAACTTCTATTTTAGGTAGAAGAATTGTGACAAGTAAAACAAATTGTTTGTTTGTACTTCTTTGCATGTTAAATCTGCACAGTTTATATCATCTAGTCATGAATGTTACTGCAGAAGATTTGAAGGTAATGCTTTTGAAGGTCCAATACCATCAGTCTTCTCCAACCTCACTAATTTGACAGACTTGTGAGTTTCTGCATCTGTTTCTTTGCTATCCTTCTTTATATGTTACTGGTCAACGGTGCTAACAATCTCATTTAAACCATGGTTGCAGAAGGATAAGCGATTTATCTGATGGAGGCTCCTCACtggaatttattaaaaacatgaaGTCTCTAAGCATTTTGTGAGACAACAGTCTATCATTTGCTTTTTTCTCCCTGTTCTTGAAAGCTTTTGAAATGTAATGTCAATTTCTTGGGCACATGTCATCCAGGATGCTCAGGAATGACAACATCTCTGCTTCAATTCCATCCTACATCGGAGAATTCCAGAGTTTGACACAGCTGTAAGTTATTTCTATTAACATGTGTCTTTAGATGTATCATACATGTTAAGGAGGAAATTATGTTTGGCTGGAGTGAGCTGGTTCAGTTACACGAAAGTGTAACTTGTCTCTTCAAGCAATGAGGCTGGTTCATATTTCTATGAGGTATGATCACTTCAAAGTGGCCACAAAGCACAGTCTTTTCCCCTCTTCATGGAGTAATGAATCTGGGTTAAATTATGCAACAGGAAGTTGCACGAGGAAGAGCTAATTATTTCCTTTCTATGTTTGACCATTGCTTTCACCGTGTTGGATGGCTAAATTTATCTTTCTGATGTATGATGTATGatgatgacaattttttttcttctttaagggATTTGAGCTTCAACAATATCGAGGGACAGATTCCAGACTCGCTTTTCAATTTGAGCTCGCTCACTTACTTGTAAGATACCATCGTTGCTTAATTGCATCATATCTCATTACATGTACGATACATATTGAAGCATGCCTTGTTCCCACTGTGCTTAGGTTTCTTggaaacaataaattaaatggcACCCTTCCGGCAACAAAAAGTTCAAGACTTCTCAATGTGTAAGTACATTTGGAATATTGATTTTCAACATTATGTGACGAACACTATCTTTTGGCTGGAATACAAGTTCATTTATTCGGTCTTAAGCTCAGATGGTTAATGCTGATCATTTCATTCTTCCAGAGATGTGTCATACAATAATTTAGCAGGGGGATTTCCATCCTGGGTCAGCGAAACAAATTTAGAGCTGTAAGTTTTACATTCGGCAATCTTATTTGCACATCAAATAGTATGTGCAAACAGCTtgtgaaaaatatttcttaagaaTAAAACTACCATTCTGTAATTTGTGCTCAAATCCTGTGTGCACTTACTGCTGAATGAAGCTCATGTTAAGACATTACTTGTGTCTGTGCAGTAATTTAGTTGCCAACAACTTCACAGTAGTTGCTTCAAACCTCAGGTGAATCTTTTCTTCTAAATCCCTCTTTAATTCGAGCATTCCATTGAAATATTTCCAAATAGTTCATCTAATTACCTTCCTCATTTAATTTTCAGCGGTTTGCCGTCAGGGCTGAATTGTCTTCAACGCGACTTTCCTTGCAATCGAGGCTCTCCAATCTGTAAGTACAACTGAAatgctttatttttgtttccacTCGTGCTTTGTTGAGTGGAATGCTTTGTATCAGGATTGTAGGTTTGAAAACAATCCTGTCATCTAATGTGCAAGAATCATATCACAATTTCGAGAGCTATTATCATCTTTTTTCtgattattacttttttttttttgtaatggtgTAGATTCACAATTTGGTATCAAGTGTGGTGGTCCAGAAATCACATCTTCAAACAGGGTTCTATTTGAGAGAGATAACACGAGTCTTGCTGCAGCATCATACTATGTGAGTGACACAAGCACTTTTGGTGTTAGTAATACTGGATATTTTTCAGGAAGCAACGACCCTCAGTACACGACATCTTCATCGTCACAATTTACAAATACTCTAGACTCTGAGTTGTTCCAGACATCTCGACTCTCTGCTTCATCACTAAGGTACTATGGGTTGGGGCTTGAGAATGGTAACTACACCATTACCATTCAGTTTACAGAATCAGTTATTTTTCAAGGAAGCACATGGAAGAGTCTTGGAAGGCGTGTTTTCGATGTTTATATCCAGGTCTGTATTGCGGCATTAAATGTGTATTACTGTGATAATAAGCacaataaataattacatgttTAAGTGGTAGAAGTCTTAAAATGGATGTGATTCATCGAGTACTTATGCAGCATGAATATTGAAACTGACTGCTAAGATTTTTGTGTAATCCTGAATCACCACTTGATCAAGACAAGTAAACCTTTCACGAAGAAAGTTGTTCCTAACTTTTTCATAATTCAACTGTAAACCTTGTTGCAGTTGCCATCATGGAAACTACAGTCTAATCTTGCAATGAATTAGCCCTTCCACGTAATTCTTGGCATCACATGACATCAAATCTCTTAGTTTGCTTGCCAAAAAAATGGTTgcttttgttatttcaattctATCTAAGTTCTTTCCTTGGTATTCCAGGGAAGTCGTGTTTTGAAGGATTTTGACATACAAAAGGCAGCAGGCGGAATCATGAATCAAGCTGTACAGAGGGAATTTAAGGTTCAGGTAACAGAAAATTACCTTGATATCCATTTCTTTTGGGCTGGAAAGGGGACTTGTTGCATTCCTGCTCAAGGTACATATGGACCTTCTGTTTCAGCGATCAATGCTATCCCAGGTAACGCACTTGGTAAATTCTAATGTTACCCGAGTTATTGAGTTCTGACTACTGAGGTTCTGTACAGATTTCACACCCACTGTTAGTAACAAGCTACCAagtgagaagaagaagaagaataggaCTGGTTTGATTGCGGGGATTGTTGTTGGTGTTGGAATAGTAGGCTTTCTACTTGTTTTTGCTGTATTCTTTGTTCGAAGAAGAAAAGGGCAAAGCAACAATGATTTTGAAGGTAAGCTGGAAAAGGAAAACCGTGCTTCATTTCTGTTCAAGCTATCAGACCTTTTAACTGTTTGTAGAATCCATATATAAAAATGCTGCTATCTCCTATCAGTATGATTATAGTCTTTTACTGTTCGTAGCATTTGACCCACATACTGTGTTAATTACATTGAtaattttatgtatattttggGGCCGTTGCTGTTCCCATCTTAAACTAGACAATCTCTGGATAAAAAGTATTAGATAATTTCAGAAGTATAATGGAACACTGAGgcataaactaaaattttctcATGTCAGAGGCTCTTAGATGTAAGAACATAGCACTGCATTCCATCTAACGTCATTTAATCAAAAGATTAGTTCTTATTTGCAATTTCATCTTGTAAAGATTCTTCTCCCCTCTCTCTATCCTTTTAAAAATGTACATGATAGATAAGTGAATAAGTGAGCAGACAAACAGTTTCCTGAATAAGTATGCGTTTAAAATTGCAGAGTTCCTAGGGATCGATGCTAGACCGTACACTTTCAGTTATGGTGAACTGAAGACTGCTACAGAAGATTTTAGTTCTGCTAATAAGCTTGGAGAGGGAGGGTTTGGACCAGTTTTCAAGGTAAGTAATTATATTAATCAATGATAGAAAGTAGCTGAGCACATCTTATGTGCTTAATTCTTCCATCTATTTCATAAATTCAGTTGAGCAGTCTAAATGTTGGAAGTGTTATACAAAGGTGTAAGTCGTGCTAGCCCAACTTTCATATTGCTCGCAGTTGCAGGAAATTTGGATCATTAAAATCAGAACATAATATTTCACTacactaattgattttttaccaATAGGGAAAACTTAATGATGGGAGAGTGATTGCTGTTAAGCAACTGTCCATAGCATCTCACCAAGGAAAGACTCAGTTTATAGCAGAGATTGCTACTATATCTGCTGTGCAACACCGTAATCTCGTGAAATTGTATGGATGCTGCATCGAGGGAGCAAATCGACTCCTTGTATACGAGTATCTCGAGAACAAGAGTCTTGATCAAGCAGTATTTGGTACGCTAATTtgctacacacacacacacactagtaTAGAAAATGCAGCAGAAACATAATTATGCATGCTCACATAATGCAGGAGAGCAAAGTTTGAATCTTGACTGGCCAACACGCTATGATATATGCTTGGGAGTAGCGAGAGGTCTAGCTTATCTTCATGAGGAATCAAGGATTCGAATTGTACACAGAGACGTGAAGGCCAGTAACATTCTGCTTGATTTTAATCTCATTCCaaaaatttcagattttggTTTAGCCAAACTTTACGATGATAAGAAGACCCATATAAGCACCCGTGTTGCAGGAACAATGTAAGATTTTGAAGT is part of the Populus trichocarpa isolate Nisqually-1 chromosome 7, P.trichocarpa_v4.1, whole genome shotgun sequence genome and encodes:
- the LOC7456331 gene encoding probable LRR receptor-like serine/threonine-protein kinase At1g56130 → MIRHPFLLPFLALSFVCIIGLAAIAQAQNQTQATTDPDEARTLNSIFQQWSISANTNQWNTSGDVCSGAATGASPTIDNKDFNPFIKCDCTFLNGTTCRITALKVYAIDVIGLIPDELWSLKYLTNLNLGQNYLTGNLSPSIGNLTRMQYLTIGINALSGELPKELGQLTDLRVFGFGSNNFNGSLPSALGNLVKLEQIYFDSSGVSGEIPTTFANLQNLATVWASDNELTGRIPDFIGNWSKLTSLRFEGNAFEGPIPSVFSNLTNLTDLRISDLSDGGSSLEFIKNMKSLSILMLRNDNISASIPSYIGEFQSLTQLDLSFNNIEGQIPDSLFNLSSLTYLFLGNNKLNGTLPATKSSRLLNVDVSYNNLAGGFPSWVSETNLELNLVANNFTVVASNLSGLPSGLNCLQRDFPCNRGSPIYSQFGIKCGGPEITSSNRVLFERDNTSLAAASYYVSDTSTFGVSNTGYFSGSNDPQYTTSSSSQFTNTLDSELFQTSRLSASSLRYYGLGLENGNYTITIQFTESVIFQGSTWKSLGRRVFDVYIQGSRVLKDFDIQKAAGGIMNQAVQREFKVQVTENYLDIHFFWAGKGTCCIPAQGTYGPSVSAINAIPDFTPTVSNKLPSEKKKKNRTGLIAGIVVGVGIVGFLLVFAVFFVRRRKGQSNNDFEEFLGIDARPYTFSYGELKTATEDFSSANKLGEGGFGPVFKGKLNDGRVIAVKQLSIASHQGKTQFIAEIATISAVQHRNLVKLYGCCIEGANRLLVYEYLENKSLDQAVFGEQSLNLDWPTRYDICLGVARGLAYLHEESRIRIVHRDVKASNILLDFNLIPKISDFGLAKLYDDKKTHISTRVAGTIGYLAPEYAMRGHLTEKADVFAFGVVALEIISGRPNSDTSLETEKIYLLEWAWDLHENNRQVELVDSRLSEFNEEEVNRLIGVALLCTQTAPTLRPSMSRVIAMLSGDIEVNSVTSKPGYLTDWKFDDTSTYMSDDATRASDTSHYNSSTRTSLVNNPKDLSPTATDPILRDTIGQGR